In Sebaldella termitidis ATCC 33386, one DNA window encodes the following:
- the hpt gene encoding hypoxanthine phosphoribosyltransferase has product MEYDVDVLISREEINKKVKELAETINKDFDGEEIVLIGLLRGSVIFLSDLAREITLDAKIDFMTVSSYGNSMESSREVRIKKDLEELIEGRNVIIVEDIIDTGYTLKKVEETLKIRNPKVMKICTLLDKPERREVDINVDYIGFKIPDEFVVGYGIDYAQKHRNLPYVGIVKKIGG; this is encoded by the coding sequence ATGGAATATGATGTAGATGTTTTGATTTCGAGAGAGGAGATAAATAAAAAAGTTAAAGAGCTTGCCGAAACTATAAACAAAGACTTTGACGGGGAAGAAATAGTCTTAATAGGTCTTTTGAGAGGCTCTGTAATTTTTTTGTCTGATCTTGCAAGAGAGATTACTCTGGATGCTAAAATTGACTTTATGACTGTATCGAGCTATGGAAACAGCATGGAAAGTTCAAGGGAAGTACGTATAAAAAAGGATCTGGAGGAACTGATAGAAGGAAGAAACGTAATAATAGTGGAAGATATCATTGATACAGGATATACACTAAAAAAAGTAGAAGAAACACTAAAAATAAGAAATCCAAAAGTCATGAAAATATGTACTCTGCTTGACAAGCCTGAAAGAAGAGAAGTAGATATTAATGTAGACTATATCGGGTTTAAGATTCCTGATGAATTTGTAGTCGGATATGGTATAGATTATGCGCAAAAACATAGAAACCTGCCTTATGTGGGGATTGTAAAGAAAATAGGAGGATAA
- a CDS encoding glucose-1-phosphate adenylyltransferase — protein MEILAMILAGGRGSRLDILSEKRVKPSVPFAGKFRIIDFTLSNCSNSHIYNIALLTQYMPFSLNEHIGSGRPWDFDRRDTSITLLQPHEKPDGHSKWYMGTADAIKDNIEFIKRKEPKYVLILSGDHIYKMNYNWMLNDHKNNNAELTVAVKRVPMEETSRFGIFEVNEDSKIISFEEKPKEAKSDLASMGIYIFNTDVLIKYLEDMLEEDLDFGKHVIPKMIEDERKVFTHTYDSYWMDVGTYDSYLEANLDLIKKSEEVGINLYDQDWKIYTRSEDLAPVRIGATGSVLNSLVCNGCKIEGRVENSVLSPGVTVRKGATVKNSIIFNNTYIDENSHLDTVIIDKKVYIGKNCLIGHGDDLTPNKEKPELLENGISVIGRSTIIPEGAVVERNVRICTRAKIDDKNKLIKSGETLRR, from the coding sequence ATGGAAATATTAGCTATGATTTTGGCAGGAGGAAGAGGTTCAAGGCTGGATATTCTGTCTGAAAAACGTGTGAAGCCCAGTGTTCCGTTCGCGGGAAAATTCAGGATAATAGATTTTACACTTAGTAATTGCTCAAATTCGCATATCTATAATATAGCACTGCTTACACAATATATGCCGTTTTCGTTAAACGAACATATTGGTTCAGGAAGACCGTGGGATTTTGACAGAAGAGACACCAGCATAACACTGCTTCAGCCTCATGAAAAACCGGACGGACATTCAAAATGGTATATGGGAACAGCAGATGCCATTAAGGATAATATCGAATTTATAAAAAGGAAAGAACCAAAATATGTCCTTATTCTTTCAGGTGATCATATTTACAAGATGAATTACAACTGGATGCTTAATGATCATAAAAATAATAATGCAGAGCTGACAGTAGCAGTAAAAAGAGTACCAATGGAAGAAACAAGCAGATTTGGAATTTTTGAAGTAAATGAAGATTCAAAAATAATTTCCTTTGAAGAGAAACCAAAAGAGGCAAAATCTGATTTAGCATCAATGGGTATATATATATTTAACACAGATGTTTTGATAAAATATCTGGAAGATATGCTGGAGGAAGACCTTGATTTCGGAAAGCATGTGATTCCAAAGATGATAGAAGACGAAAGAAAGGTATTCACGCATACATATGACAGCTACTGGATGGATGTAGGAACTTATGATTCTTATCTTGAGGCAAATCTGGACTTAATAAAGAAATCAGAAGAGGTAGGAATAAATCTTTATGATCAGGACTGGAAAATATACACAAGAAGTGAGGATCTCGCACCTGTGAGAATAGGTGCTACCGGAAGCGTGCTGAACAGTCTTGTATGTAACGGATGTAAGATAGAAGGGCGTGTAGAAAATTCAGTACTGAGTCCCGGAGTAACAGTCAGAAAAGGAGCAACAGTAAAAAACAGCATTATTTTTAATAATACTTATATAGATGAGAATTCTCATCTGGACACTGTAATAATAGACAAGAAAGTTTATATAGGAAAAAACTGTCTGATCGGACATGGTGATGATCTGACACCAAATAAGGAAAAGCCCGAATTATTGGAAAACGGAATATCAGTAATAGGCAGAAGTACAATTATCCCTGAAGGAGCAGTGGTGGAAAGAAATGTACGTATTTGTACAAGGGCAAAAATAGATGATAAGAACAAATTGATTAAAAGTGGAGAAACATTAAGGAGATAA
- a CDS encoding S24 family peptidase: protein MDNFEKLVMILKEARLEKEYSFRQVEMYLNHKGVKYNFTSLKKLEDGKIRSISPRVLHTLAEIYGLNAVELFKMADFLDKNYEIERVHFIDYKMIGVSSFEYVQFNDIQELYDATELYNQRENDTYVIKMKDQSMQGLENRNIPDGSYLVVESDVPDNIFKLHNEVCIFKFMDKFYVRELQIVNERVFLRSFNKKYADIMISNLRDLKCEGRVKKCYYVKEFSRKIQ from the coding sequence ATGGATAATTTTGAAAAACTTGTTATGATTTTGAAAGAAGCAAGACTGGAAAAGGAGTATTCTTTCAGACAAGTAGAAATGTATCTGAATCATAAGGGGGTGAAATATAATTTTACATCATTGAAAAAATTGGAGGATGGCAAGATAAGATCAATATCGCCAAGAGTTCTGCATACTTTAGCGGAAATTTACGGACTTAATGCCGTGGAGCTTTTTAAAATGGCTGATTTTCTGGATAAGAACTACGAAATAGAGAGGGTTCATTTTATTGATTATAAAATGATAGGCGTATCTTCTTTTGAATATGTTCAGTTTAATGATATTCAGGAGCTCTATGATGCAACTGAGCTGTACAACCAAAGAGAAAACGATACATATGTAATAAAAATGAAGGATCAGAGCATGCAGGGTCTCGAGAATAGAAATATACCGGATGGTTCTTATCTTGTAGTGGAGTCAGACGTGCCTGACAATATTTTTAAGCTGCATAATGAGGTCTGCATTTTCAAATTTATGGACAAATTTTATGTAAGAGAGCTTCAGATAGTAAATGAAAGAGTATTTTTGAGATCATTTAATAAAAAATATGCAGATATCATGATTAGTAATCTCAGAGATTTGAAGTGCGAAGGAAGAGTAAAAAAATGCTATTATGTAAAAGAATTTAGCAGAAAAATACAATAA
- a CDS encoding glycogen synthase yields MNVVYVASEVFPFFKTGGLADVMYSLPRKMSRIGHDVSVIMPKYSQISQIYTRKMEHVISVEYSGRVFNIYKIVEGYVIYYFVENKELFERSQVYGCDDEDIQFSVFCEIVLKFLRKIQLKADIIHCNDWQTGLLPFFLKKRYILSDEFFANMKTVFTIHNLMYQGKFSKTSLHRLGYDVEGDGLNFMRIGMEYADIVTTVSKTYAEEIKYPYFSEGLEDMTTSKKIYGVLNGIDVIYFNPERNSSIYVNYNIYTRKDKAKNKMFLQQEMKLPETAETPVISMITRLVEGKGMDLVRYNIEELLKDPVQIIILGSGDKQYEEFFWNLEKKYPSKFKIKLGYDPVLANKIYAGSDMFLMPSRYEPCGLSQMIAMKFGTIPIVRETGGLKDTVTSYNKYTGEGNGFTFANFNADDMLYTLRRAERYYFNDKGVWDKLIERNMNLDFSWIRSAREYEKLYWIAKGDKVLKADLAEK; encoded by the coding sequence ATGAATGTAGTTTATGTGGCGTCAGAAGTGTTCCCATTTTTCAAAACAGGAGGATTAGCGGATGTAATGTATTCGCTTCCAAGAAAAATGAGCAGAATTGGACATGATGTAAGTGTAATCATGCCGAAGTATTCACAGATTTCACAAATTTATACGAGAAAAATGGAACATGTAATTTCAGTTGAGTATAGCGGAAGAGTATTTAATATTTATAAGATAGTAGAGGGATATGTAATCTATTATTTTGTGGAAAATAAAGAATTATTCGAACGTTCTCAGGTATACGGATGCGATGATGAAGATATACAGTTTAGTGTATTTTGCGAAATAGTATTAAAATTTTTAAGAAAAATACAGCTTAAAGCTGATATAATACATTGTAATGACTGGCAGACAGGATTATTGCCTTTCTTTTTGAAAAAACGTTATATTTTGAGTGATGAATTTTTTGCTAATATGAAAACAGTTTTTACAATACATAATTTGATGTATCAGGGGAAATTTTCCAAAACCTCGCTTCACAGGTTAGGTTACGATGTAGAGGGCGACGGTTTGAACTTTATGAGAATTGGTATGGAATATGCTGATATAGTCACAACTGTGAGTAAAACTTATGCTGAAGAAATAAAATACCCTTACTTTAGTGAAGGGCTGGAAGATATGACTACATCAAAAAAAATATATGGTGTTTTGAACGGAATTGATGTCATTTATTTTAATCCTGAAAGAAACAGCAGCATATATGTGAATTATAATATTTACACCAGAAAAGACAAGGCAAAAAATAAAATGTTTCTGCAGCAGGAAATGAAGCTTCCGGAAACAGCTGAAACACCTGTGATTTCCATGATTACAAGGCTTGTAGAAGGAAAAGGAATGGATCTTGTCAGATACAATATTGAAGAACTGCTGAAAGATCCTGTACAGATAATAATTCTGGGAAGCGGAGATAAGCAGTACGAGGAATTTTTCTGGAATCTGGAAAAAAAATATCCATCAAAATTCAAAATAAAACTCGGATATGATCCTGTGCTTGCAAATAAAATTTATGCAGGAAGTGACATGTTCCTGATGCCCTCCAGATATGAACCGTGCGGTTTGAGCCAGATGATAGCAATGAAATTCGGAACAATACCAATAGTGAGGGAAACCGGAGGACTGAAAGATACAGTTACATCCTATAATAAATATACCGGAGAAGGAAATGGATTTACATTTGCCAATTTTAACGCAGATGACATGCTCTACACATTAAGACGTGCCGAAAGATATTATTTTAATGATAAAGGAGTATGGGATAAGCTTATAGAAAGAAATATGAATCTGGATTTTTCATGGATAAGATCTGCAAGGGAATATGAGAAACTTTACTGGATAGCTAAAGGAGACAAGGTGCTGAAAGCAGACCTCGCCGAGAAATAA